Sequence from the Toxotes jaculatrix isolate fToxJac2 chromosome 24, fToxJac2.pri, whole genome shotgun sequence genome:
ATTCGTCCACGGCGCTCTGCAGGAGAGACAGACGGCTCTCTAAcctctgcagagagacacacaggtgagaacGGACAGTCAGTGTGCAGAGACCCACACAGGTAAACATCCTCAGCCAGCCACACTGATCTGAGATCAGCGGCTCTCACACATCTGCATGTGGACAGGTGTGTCTCCATCGCCCACCATCCATTCACTCTGTCACATGCACggcgccctctgctggtcacAGTCTGACCTGTAGTTACCTTCTCTCTGTAGCTGGCGGTGACGTAGTAGTTGGCGAGCTCCTGGTGATCGTCGTCCTGGTTGTACAGGTCCTTCAGAGTGTCCTGTTCCTGCAGCTTACAGAACTGACAGCACAGAAACCAATCAACCGACCGCCCACAGGCTGAGCACCGAcagagtgatgatgatgatgaaggtgcGTACCTGTCTGTACAGGCTCAGAGCCACTGGTTGGTTCCTCAGAGTCATAAAGAAATCTCCTCTGTTCATCTCGTTCTTCAGGTAACTGACGACCGTGTACactgagaacacagaacaggtaGGTCCATCAGTGACGCCGCTCACCTGTAGGACGGCCGGGGGGTGGGGCTAATAGAGACTCACCCAGGTCGGTGTCTCCGCTCTCCACAGCTTTACTCAGAGCCAGCTgactcctcttcatcttcagcagcagagggacCTGCTCTCCAGACCGAGCCTCAAAGTCCAACAACTGccccacacacagagacacacacagagacaaagacacacagacacacagagacacacacagagacaaagacacacagacacacacagacacacagagagacacacacacacacacagagacacacacacacacacagagacacacacacacacacacagagacacacacagagacacacacacacacagacacacacacacagacacatagtcAAGTCTACAATGACCTACAACTAACATGTAAGATACTGAACAGTGGAATCTACAGTAACAAACATCAGGTCTAATTTATCAGCTCCTTCACAGactctgaccccagatcagcaggAACAGCCCCCTGTGAAGCCGCCTCACAGGGGGGAGCCTCCTGCTGAGGGacgggctgggtgagaggaggaagataggacagctggggatggaggagaggaggtgaaggacaTGTAGCATATAGGACAtaatacacacaggaagtggacgatgttagaggACCAGCAGGTGGGATCGGCTGGGATCAGGTTAAATGTTGAGTGCTTGGTAACAAATATAGCCACAGCTTACCTTGATGGCGAGCTCGGTGCGTCCACATTCATAAGCTTTAGCTGCGATGTGAGAGTAAGACACACCAGGTGAGTCTcccaccttcacacacaccGCACGAGCTATGGCCTCATCTGATAGGTCCTTCTGCTGCACCTGGACACACCCACGCACATCACACAGGTGAGTTTATAACAGCTGACGAGTACGTAACAATCTGACAACCAATGTGAAACAAGGGGCGGAGTCAGGGACGCAGGTGAGGATCAGGTTACCTTGCATGAAGCCCAGTGTTTGAGGACTCGACTGACTCCCTGATAATCAGGAATCTTCAGGTAGCGACAGATTTCTATCGCTAACGGATAAAACTGTCGATACACcagcctgagagagagacaggtgcagagagagacaggtaaaCAGAaggagacacacaggcacacaagtACAGGTGAGTGGGGGAGACAGACAAGTTAGACATGTTGACTCACCTGTCTATCAGCACCTGCAGCGTCATCTGTTTGAacctgaggtcagaggtcaaggacGTTTTCACTATGGCAACAGAGTGAACACTGTGAAGCCGTGTCTCAGAGCGTGTGTCTCAGAGCGTGTGTCTCaggatactgtgtgtgtgtcaggggcaGTCCCACGCCGCTCTCTCTGACGGCGTTCAGGACTCGGAGCTCCCTGCAGGTCGACACAAACTGGTCTGGACTGAAGTCCGTCAGGAAACACTTCCCAAAGGACGCCGCCTGGTGGACGAGACACCGCACCATCACATTACATGCAAACAAGTaatgcaacccccccccccgccccccctttAAAGCAGCTTGAATTTGTCCTGTTCTTAAAAGGCTGTGTGATCCAACCTCAGCTGTGACTTCCTACACAaccatcacagcacagacacagcacagacacagagacagcacagacacagcacagagacagcacagacacagcacagagacagcacagacacagcacagcacagagacagcacagacacagcacagacacagcacagacacagagacagcacagacacagcacagagacagcacagagacagcacagagacagcacagagacagcacagacacagagacagcacagacacagcacagagacagcacagacagcacagacacagcacagagacagcacagacagcacagacagcacagacacagcacagagacagcacagagacagcacagacacagagacagcacagagacagcacagagacagcacagacacagcacagagacagcacagacacagagacagcacagacacagagacagcacagacacagcacagagacagcacagacagcacagacacagcacagacacagcacagacacagcacagagacagcacagacacagcacagagacagcacagacacagcacagagacagcggacacagcacagagacagcacagacacagcacagagacagcacagagacagcacagagacagcggacacagcacagagacagcacagacacgGCACAGACGCTGACCTCAGGTCAGTCAGTAGCTCATCTCACCCTCAGCAGTGATTTCTGGGTGTTGGTGTCATATTCGTGACCAGCTGCCTCCACACACTGTCTGACTGCttctcccagcatgctttgctcCTTTATCTCCCTCAGATACTCGTCAGCCTTCTGACTTgacttctgcacacacacacacaccgagaaATTAGATGTATGAGAAAGAAAAGCCTGCAGCTACAGATCATTACattgttcagacagacagactgactgactgactgacagacagagacacaaacagacagactgacagacagacagacagagacatagacagacagactgacagactgacagacagacagacctcGTACTCCCGGTgggcctccagcagcagagctccAGGAGCCATGGATGCGATCTTGAAGATGTCCTGACAGACCACAggaacctcctgcagcagctcctgaCTGGTACAGCTGATGATCCGGACTCCGTCCAGTTCTCCCACCAAAACACAGGGATCCTCGATGGGGAACCTGAGGTCAGGGGTCAAGGGTCAAACGGGGGTTAACAAGAAGAACTCTAACAAGTTCCATCAGACCCTGAAAGACAAGGTCGGTGTCCCAGTACGACTCTGAACCAGTCTAAAGGATACTGGACGGTGTCACTACAGACTCCAGCCACCACGAGGAGTCTGTCCCACATCAGCACCACAGACGGCTGCTGACTCTTCGGTCTGCGACACCTGCACAGGTAGGGAGAGTGAGACAGGTAAACGGACGGGTACGTTGGTACCGAGGGAAACCTTGGGACAGGTGAATGGACAGGTGAACGTACCAGACCATCTGTCTGGGTGGCGTGCTCTTCTTCATGTCCACTTCACTCAGTttgtcctgcacacacataaaattcaCCTGTCAATCCACACAGACCCCGCCCTGCAGGTAAGACAGCTGAGAGCTGAATGGACAGAGAAGCAGCTCacctggaggtgggaggagcCTGTCCACAGGTGTCCTGTGTCAGTGAAGAGAGCCAGGTATTTATAGctgaaagacacagacatgcagacgATACTGCCGGCCTGAGGACTGAGACCTGGAGgacactgagacaaacaaacaggtgaGGTCAATATATgtgtctgtctacctgtctgtacctgtctgtctgtctgtctgtctgtctcaccacaGCAGTGCAGGACGTGTTGTCCAGGATGTAGAGGTCAGGTCCATTGGACAAAAGCACTTTAGTCTGTCTGTCCTGAGTAAGGACGACCCAACAAGAAGGCTTCCCCTGCAGACCTGTGGACggacagacaggtcagagtgagacagacagcagagagagacaggtgaacTGTTaaaagagcagcacacagaAAGTCAGGTGTCACCTGGGACTTCAGGTAACCTGCGGAGCTTCAGGTCGTCAATGTTGGTTGCCAAGGTGAAGCGGGATGAGCCTGTTACTATGGCAACACCCGTTCCGTAAGGAGAGTGGAAAACTTTAGCCTCCAACACCTGACTCTGGACCACTTCCtgtttaaaacaggaaacagacacaTGACTGAGTTACCTGCTCCCTGCTGAGCTGGCTATTAAGTTAGTTAACCAGTCACAGACCAGTCACACACCAGTCACAGACCAACCTGTCCCATACTGAAGTGTCTCTTAAAAGATCCAAACAGATCGTAGATCAGAACCGATCCATCTTCTTGGACACATAACAACTCATCACTGACCGTCCAACCCAACTGGACCACAGGACCACTCTTCCACTGAGACACCGAGACAGAGACAAGTCATTACAGACAGTCTGGCAGCTGATAAACGGTGAGAAgaacaggtgtgtttgtgcttaCGGGGAAGCTGGCGATGGCGACTCCAGACGCTGAATAAATCTCCAACTGAGGACGAGAACTTGGAGAACGTCTGTGAGGTTCTCTgaggagagctgagagagacaggttcagagagagagagggagacaggtgCAGAcaaagtatttgtgtgtgtgtgtgtgtgtgtgtacctatTGGGCCTCCATACGGAGCTGCAGCCACCAAACTGTCTCTGAGTCCATCACGTAAGCTCCAGCACATCTCATACAGCTCTGTTTTActgcacatgaaaacaaataaacaagcagaaagattaacacacacacacacacacacacagagttgtttGTTCCGTTCAATCTAAGcagttgatttgttttttctctttcaccagATTCCATttaaatttctgtcattttaaagctgctggCTTGCAGGTATTTTCACCACAATCTATTCTGGAAACGTGAACTTTTACTGTCataccagtacatttacatgttatggcaGGAAATttgtactcaggtcccagtttaagccttcaagaacaaaatataaatataaatataaacataaaaataaggaCAATGAAATATGAACGATAgagcaaaatataaacatagaaacaatttaaataaaataaggaaGCCGAGATTGCCATGTGCATAGAAACGCATGTGCATGTAGGAGGTGGTCGTAGTAGTGCAAAGAGGTAATCCGTAAACTGCACCTATATGAATATGTATTGATTCCATCCATAAACTAACAGAGGCAGGGTCCTATATCTGCCAGGAGGGGGCGCTGTTTGATCACCTGACAACAGCCTCTGGACCCAGAGCTGTCAGCGGCTCTCAGTCATTTTAGCAATCTGTTGCAAAATGTGTTGCTATTTTTTACTTTCACTCTTCTGTTTCATCGGGGCCCAGATCGGACCTGGCCCTgcggtgtttttttttttttttttttttttttgatgagtcacagagaaaacattcagagaagaagaagttccTCTGTAAACTATCTGTGCCAATCACACAGCGCCGGTACAAACGGTTTACTGCACCGTGATAGCAACAGGTGACTCGTTCAGTCATTCGTACTGATGCTGAATAACCAATAACATGACAGTCTCCTGCCTGGCTAATGTTCCGTTGTTTGATGTTGTGTGTCATCGCGTTAATTGTTCAATGTCTCGCAGCTTCTCTTGCCGCTTCGTCAAACTCGCTACGGTGGCTAGGCTAATAGCCATGTTAGCTATGACTAGCTCTAATCTTAGCTTTGGACAGATCGGCAATGATACACAAAATTACATCTAATGACCCTGAAGCTAACAGGCAGAATGGCGTTGCAAACGGAACTGACAAAATTCTTAAAATAAGCTCcaataaaaaatgttaaatgtactTCTGCAGTGAGCTAACGGCTAACAGCTAGCCTGTTTCCAGCTGCCGTTTGTTGTTAGCTGCACGGCCAAAGCTAGCCGATGTCGGACCGATTCAGCGGAGACAAACTGACCGATAAAAAGCTTCTCCCAGCGGGTTCCAGTTGGCTGTGATGAACGACATGTCGTTTCCCGCAGAGAAGAAAATGTCTTCAGCTGAACGAAAGAAAAAAACGTTTAACGTCTGTTGGCGCTGTTCCGCCTCAGCAGTCAGCTGatcagcagccacagcttcttcttctgcGGCCCACTCACCACCAGCTTTTGCCTCCCGCGTTCGCCCCCTGGAGGCCAACACGCGCCTCACAGGGCGACAGAACGAGTTCCagttatataataaatattaaattaaaatattttaaagataaaataaataaatttgacaaaaaataaaaacagttcgaccaaaaaccaaatgaaaaggGTTGAACTGTGATTAGCAATCACTGTGCTGATTGCTTATTGTTCGATAAGCGTCATTGATCAGTCACAGGAGCTCGCgtacaaacactgaatacaGCAGAAAGACACGTTTGGACTATTGCAGGTGTTGTA
This genomic interval carries:
- the vps16 gene encoding vacuolar protein sorting-associated protein 16 homolog isoform X1 is translated as MSFITANWNPLGEAFYRKTELYEMCWSLRDGLRDSLVAAAPYGGPIALLREPHRRSPSSRPQLEIYSASGVAIASFPWKSGPVVQLGWTVSDELLCVQEDGSVLIYDLFGSFKRHFSMGQEVVQSQVLEAKVFHSPYGTGVAIVTGSSRFTLATNIDDLKLRRLPEVPGLQGKPSCWVVLTQDRQTKVLLSNGPDLYILDNTSCTAVCPPGLSPQAGSIVCMSVSFSYKYLALFTDTGHLWTGSSHLQDKLSEVDMKKSTPPRQMVWCRRPKSQQPSVVLMWDRLLVVAGVCSDTVQFPIEDPCVLVGELDGVRIISCTSQELLQEVPVVCQDIFKIASMAPGALLLEAHREYEKSSQKADEYLREIKEQSMLGEAVRQCVEAAGHEYDTNTQKSLLRAASFGKCFLTDFSPDQFVSTCRELRVLNAVRESGVGLPLTHTQFKQMTLQVLIDRLVYRQFYPLAIEICRYLKIPDYQGVSRVLKHWASCKVQQKDLSDEAIARAVCVKVGDSPGVSYSHIAAKAYECGRTELAIKLLDFEARSGEQVPLLLKMKRSQLALSKAVESGDTDLVYTVVSYLKNEMNRGDFFMTLRNQPVALSLYRQFCKLQEQDTLKDLYNQDDDHQELANYYVTASYREKRLESRLSLLQSAVDEYNKAKNEFAAKATEDEMRLLRFQRKLDDEKGAGLLGLSLQATMEALLVLGLHKQAEQLYRDFRVPDKRYWWLKLKSLAEKEEWEELEKFSKSKKSPIGYLAFVDVCMKSNNKYEAKKYVSKVTPEQKVKAHLAVSDLEGAADAAIERRNESEMGAVLSRCSASDRLLIDKLNRARAGIAKK
- the vps16 gene encoding vacuolar protein sorting-associated protein 16 homolog isoform X2, yielding MCWSLRDGLRDSLVAAAPYGGPIALLREPHRRSPSSRPQLEIYSASGVAIASFPWKSGPVVQLGWTVSDELLCVQEDGSVLIYDLFGSFKRHFSMGQEVVQSQVLEAKVFHSPYGTGVAIVTGSSRFTLATNIDDLKLRRLPEVPGLQGKPSCWVVLTQDRQTKVLLSNGPDLYILDNTSCTAVCPPGLSPQAGSIVCMSVSFSYKYLALFTDTGHLWTGSSHLQDKLSEVDMKKSTPPRQMVWCRRPKSQQPSVVLMWDRLLVVAGVCSDTVQFPIEDPCVLVGELDGVRIISCTSQELLQEVPVVCQDIFKIASMAPGALLLEAHREYEKSSQKADEYLREIKEQSMLGEAVRQCVEAAGHEYDTNTQKSLLRAASFGKCFLTDFSPDQFVSTCRELRVLNAVRESGVGLPLTHTQFKQMTLQVLIDRLVYRQFYPLAIEICRYLKIPDYQGVSRVLKHWASCKVQQKDLSDEAIARAVCVKVGDSPGVSYSHIAAKAYECGRTELAIKLLDFEARSGEQVPLLLKMKRSQLALSKAVESGDTDLVYTVVSYLKNEMNRGDFFMTLRNQPVALSLYRQFCKLQEQDTLKDLYNQDDDHQELANYYVTASYREKRLESRLSLLQSAVDEYNKAKNEFAAKATEDEMRLLRFQRKLDDEKGAGLLGLSLQATMEALLVLGLHKQAEQLYRDFRVPDKRYWWLKLKSLAEKEEWEELEKFSKSKKSPIGYLAFVDVCMKSNNKYEAKKYVSKVTPEQKVKAHLAVSDLEGAADAAIERRNESEMGAVLSRCSASDRLLIDKLNRARAGIAKK